A region of Massilia sp. KIM DNA encodes the following proteins:
- a CDS encoding helix-turn-helix transcriptional regulator codes for MDLLEIFKALSNRTRLEILKGLKDPEKSFPPQDEGDVHTVGVCVSSIQEGVGLSQSTVSDYLATLQRAGLVEVRRIGQWTYYKRNEAAISALADIIGKEL; via the coding sequence ATGGATTTGCTCGAAATATTCAAAGCCCTCTCCAACCGTACGCGACTCGAGATCCTCAAGGGACTGAAAGACCCCGAGAAGAGCTTCCCGCCGCAGGACGAAGGAGACGTTCACACCGTGGGTGTCTGCGTCAGCAGCATCCAGGAGGGCGTCGGCTTGTCGCAGTCGACCGTCTCGGACTACCTGGCCACCCTCCAGCGGGCTGGCCTGGTGGAAGTCAGGCGGATCGGTCAGTGGACCTATTACAAGCGGAACGAAGCAGCCATCAGCGCGCTCGCAGACATCATCGGCAAGGAGCTGTGA
- a CDS encoding zinc-dependent alcohol dehydrogenase family protein — protein sequence MKAIVLKAFGGPESFELRELPKPTPGAGQVLVRVYATSINPLDYQVRRGDYPELVPLPSITGHDISGVVEAVGPGVTAFAPGDEVWYTPQIFDGPGSYAEYHVANESIVGKKPAALSHLEAASLSLVGGTAWEALVVRAGLRVGESILVHGGAGGVGHVAIQLAKAVGAKVFTTARAGNHDFVRSLGADVVIDYEKEDYVEAVLRETGDRGVDVVFDTIGGDTLSRSPDVLAQLGRVVSIVDIAKPQNLIQAWGRNASYHFVFTRQLRGKLDELSALVERGQLRPHVGAVYSLADIPAAHARLESPNNGLRGKVAIAVSPEAQS from the coding sequence ATGAAAGCAATCGTCCTCAAGGCATTTGGCGGTCCGGAATCCTTCGAACTGCGTGAGCTGCCCAAGCCGACACCCGGCGCCGGGCAAGTCCTGGTCCGCGTCTACGCGACCTCGATCAACCCGCTCGACTACCAGGTCCGGCGCGGCGACTACCCTGAGCTGGTGCCGCTGCCCTCGATCACCGGTCACGACATCTCGGGCGTGGTCGAAGCGGTCGGCCCTGGCGTGACCGCCTTCGCGCCCGGCGACGAAGTCTGGTACACGCCCCAGATCTTCGACGGCCCCGGCAGCTATGCCGAGTACCACGTCGCCAACGAAAGCATCGTCGGCAAGAAGCCTGCCGCGCTGAGCCATCTGGAAGCCGCCAGCCTGAGCCTTGTCGGCGGCACGGCCTGGGAGGCGCTGGTGGTGCGCGCCGGCCTGCGCGTGGGCGAGAGCATCCTGGTGCATGGCGGCGCGGGTGGAGTGGGGCATGTCGCGATCCAGCTCGCCAAGGCGGTGGGCGCGAAGGTGTTCACCACCGCGCGCGCCGGGAACCACGATTTCGTGCGCAGCCTGGGGGCCGACGTCGTCATCGACTACGAGAAGGAGGACTACGTTGAAGCCGTCCTGCGCGAGACGGGCGACCGGGGCGTCGACGTCGTGTTCGACACCATCGGCGGCGACACGCTCTCGCGCAGTCCCGACGTGCTGGCCCAGCTCGGCCGCGTGGTCAGCATCGTCGACATCGCCAAGCCGCAGAACCTGATCCAGGCCTGGGGCCGCAACGCCAGCTACCACTTCGTGTTCACGCGCCAGCTGCGCGGCAAGCTCGACGAACTGAGCGCCCTGGTCGAGCGTGGCCAGCTGCGCCCGCACGTTGGCGCGGTGTATTCGCTGGCCGACATCCCTGCCGCCCACGCGCGCCTGGAAAGCCCCAACAACGGCTTGCGCGGCAAGGTCGCGATCGCCGTCTCGCCGGAGGCCCAGTCATGA
- a CDS encoding TIGR03571 family LLM class oxidoreductase, whose amino-acid sequence MVSRAWRQVFGEPAGPAPMSIGLMTPLVRTRGRMADLSAELPLAALADRHGFAALWTRDVPLMIPQGAEGEAAALDDPFLWLAALAGAAPNVALGSAAIVLPLRHPLHVAKAALSLDRLSGGRLLLGLGSGDRLEEFAPFGLDPEGAGARFREHWAVLRAALSTSPQARAALLEATGGYPLGLEPAADIPMIVVGTARQSLQWTATHADAWASYHREEARQQGRLALWHSALAERAPGSAKPFVQSLYLDLLADPDAPSEPLNLGMRSGRKALLAYLERIAAMGVGHTLVQLAQGARPMEEVIAELGRDVLPHVARFAPRSSP is encoded by the coding sequence ATGGTTAGCCGCGCCTGGCGCCAGGTGTTCGGCGAGCCGGCTGGCCCGGCGCCGATGAGCATCGGCCTGATGACGCCGCTGGTGCGGACACGTGGCCGCATGGCCGACCTGTCCGCCGAGCTGCCGCTGGCGGCCCTGGCCGACCGCCACGGCTTCGCCGCGCTGTGGACGCGCGACGTGCCCCTGATGATCCCCCAGGGCGCGGAGGGCGAAGCGGCCGCCCTCGACGATCCCTTCCTGTGGCTGGCCGCCCTGGCCGGCGCCGCCCCGAACGTGGCCCTGGGCAGCGCCGCCATCGTCCTGCCGCTGCGCCATCCGCTGCACGTGGCCAAGGCTGCGCTGAGCCTCGACCGTCTCAGCGGCGGTCGCCTGTTGCTCGGGCTCGGCTCCGGCGACCGGCTGGAGGAATTCGCCCCCTTCGGCCTGGACCCGGAAGGCGCGGGCGCGCGCTTTCGCGAACACTGGGCGGTGCTGCGTGCGGCGCTGTCGACCTCGCCGCAGGCGCGCGCCGCGCTGCTGGAGGCCACCGGCGGCTACCCCTTGGGCCTGGAGCCGGCCGCCGACATACCGATGATCGTGGTTGGCACTGCGCGCCAGTCGCTGCAATGGACCGCCACCCATGCCGACGCCTGGGCCAGCTACCACCGCGAAGAGGCGCGCCAGCAGGGCCGCCTGGCGCTGTGGCACAGCGCCCTGGCCGAGCGCGCGCCGGGCAGCGCCAAGCCCTTCGTCCAATCCCTCTATCTCGACCTGCTGGCGGATCCCGACGCGCCGTCCGAGCCGCTGAACCTGGGCATGCGCAGCGGCCGCAAGGCGCTGCTGGCCTACCTCGAACGGATCGCTGCCATGGGCGTGGGCCATACCCTGGTCCAGCTGGCTCAGGGCGCGCGGCCGATGGAAGAGGTGATCGCCGAGCTGGGGCGCGACGTGCTGCCGCACGTGGCCCGGTTCGCGCCGCGGAGCAGCCCGTGA
- a CDS encoding FAD binding domain-containing protein — protein MSGAPRALVIGGSLGGLLAANALRAVGWEVEVFERSDGELSSRGGGIVLQADVLRAFEFAGLAHNGLLGVRSEDRIYLDGADRVLQRSRMPQTQTSWNVLYRVLRAGMPPERLHAGRTFVSYEQHEGRVTAHFADGGSESGELLVGADGVRSQVRAQMLPEVAPRYAGYVAWRGVVAETLLPQALRDRLARDFVFQQGDGHLLLAYLVPGEDGAVEEGARRWNWIWYRRVAPGPELALVLTDREGRPHGASLPPGAVAPANYAALLADARRLAAPSFQSLMEATEAPFVQAIADLESPRMLDGRVLLCGDAAFLPRPHTAGSTAKAAGDALTLAMLLNQRQGAPDVGLAQWEQLRLTAGQGMVMTGVTLGERLMGISSA, from the coding sequence GTGAGCGGCGCGCCGCGCGCACTCGTGATCGGCGGCTCGCTGGGCGGGCTGCTGGCGGCCAACGCCCTGCGCGCGGTGGGCTGGGAGGTCGAGGTGTTCGAGCGTTCGGACGGGGAACTGAGCAGCCGCGGCGGCGGCATCGTGCTGCAGGCCGACGTGCTCAGGGCCTTCGAGTTCGCGGGGCTCGCCCACAATGGCTTGCTGGGCGTGCGCTCCGAGGACCGCATCTACCTGGACGGCGCCGACCGTGTGCTGCAGCGCAGCCGCATGCCCCAGACCCAGACCTCGTGGAACGTGCTGTACCGCGTGCTGCGCGCCGGTATGCCGCCCGAACGCCTGCATGCGGGAAGGACTTTCGTAAGCTACGAGCAGCACGAGGGCCGGGTCACCGCCCATTTCGCCGATGGCGGCAGCGAGAGCGGCGAGCTGCTGGTGGGCGCCGACGGCGTGCGCTCGCAGGTGCGGGCCCAGATGCTGCCCGAGGTGGCGCCGCGCTATGCGGGCTACGTGGCCTGGCGCGGCGTGGTCGCGGAAACCCTGCTGCCGCAGGCTCTGCGCGACAGGCTGGCGCGCGATTTCGTGTTCCAGCAGGGCGACGGCCACCTGCTGCTGGCCTACCTGGTGCCTGGCGAGGACGGGGCGGTGGAGGAGGGGGCGCGGCGCTGGAACTGGATCTGGTACCGGCGCGTGGCGCCCGGCCCCGAGCTGGCGCTGGTGCTGACCGACCGCGAGGGACGTCCGCACGGCGCCTCGCTGCCGCCGGGGGCCGTCGCGCCGGCGAACTACGCCGCGCTGCTGGCCGATGCGCGTCGTCTCGCCGCGCCATCCTTCCAGAGCCTGATGGAGGCTACCGAGGCGCCCTTCGTGCAGGCGATCGCCGACCTGGAGTCGCCCAGGATGCTCGACGGCCGGGTGCTGCTGTGCGGCGACGCCGCCTTCCTGCCGCGCCCGCACACGGCGGGCAGCACGGCCAAGGCGGCCGGCGACGCGCTCACCCTCGCCATGCTGCTGAACCAGCGCCAGGGCGCGCCCGACGTCGGCCTGGCGCAGTGGGAACAGTTGCGCCTGACGGCGGGGCAGGGCATGGTGATGACGGGGGTAACGCTGGGCGAACGCCTGATGGGCATTTCGTCGGCTTGA